In Anopheles arabiensis isolate DONGOLA chromosome 2, AaraD3, whole genome shotgun sequence, the genomic window GAGATAAAACTTACCCAATTAGGCGCTTATGGACACTAGGGTTAATCCACATTGAATAGATGGACTAAAATTGACATATGCCAAAACACCAAATCCAAAGTGAGCTGCTTTCACGCAAAACGCTGTCATAAAGCGTCCAAACGCTTAGGAAAACACCGAGCGTAACTCGCGCCACAAAAGTTTGCGTAGGTTTACTGTGATATTATTGGTGTGAATTGTTGTAAAGTATTGTATTTTTGTGACGTTGGATAACTTAACTAATATCTTACTTTATTGTGTATTCCATAGTGCGGATTGTGTGTCATTTTATATACATGTTTGTAGAGCTGTGTTTAGCCAAACGTGTACAATATAGCTCCAAGCTTTTGGTGGGATTTTTTCTCTTGGCTTTGTTAAATAGCGCTCGTTGTCGCCAAAAACAATCCGCGCAAGATGCCACGAAATACTCGATCACGCGAAGTGTAAGTATTTGTAATTCGATGCTATCGTGCCTACAAGACATAGAAatgttccattttttattactcCATGCAACAGGTATTGTAAATCATATGTGCTTGTTTGGTTGCAAATTTGACAAGCGTATGCGTGGCGTTGCGTTTGGCGGGTCTTTTTTTAAACTCGAAATATCTTGAATTCCGAAAATTTCCTGTAATATTGCTTGAATCTTtagtttcataaaaaatgtagGCTAAAACTTTTGCTGTATtaaaaaattgattgattcatctttataaaataaaatatttgtgtAACAATTTTCAGAGTGACGCCTGAGATGAAACTTCAGGGTGATGCTACAAGAAAAGCAGTTATTCAAAGACACAAGTCAATGAAAAAGAACACCAAAGACACTGCGTCGGATAGAAACTTCACACGATTGGTGTTAACAAGCTCCGGAAATAACTCTAAGAGACCAAAGCTCAAGAGAATTTACTAGAAACAGGTTAGTTTTGTTAATCGTATTACTATCTGTATAGAAGATTGTAACCTTTCCAATACTTCaataacatgtttttttgctgccacaGCTGCTGCAACAAACTTCGAAACAGATTTGCTTTCACCTACCACCACACAAAAACGAGTCAAATCTCAGGAAAGTACGCCACAAAGCCAAAAAATCGCCAAACAAGAACCAATGAGCGGTGGCGAAATGAATGAATCTGGAAAGGAGAATGCATTTTCCGATCAAATTCGAAATCATCCTACTGATGAAAATAGCAATACTGTCGTAAGAGTCCCAGGCCGATATCTGTTAAAACAATTGTCGAGTTCTTTGAGTCCTAAAATGACTGAAATTAATATCGATACGGACCGTCGCGTGAGTCGGTATGGAAgacatcaaaaacaaaaagacaatTCAGATTATGTACCTGTTGATTTAATGAAATATGTCGGCAGTACACCATCCAAATTCAAAACGAAGTCAGAAACTGATGACCCTAACTCAGTCAATAAAACATTGGAGACTAAACCTCATTCGAGTGATGAATTGCGAACAGGATCCAATGATATTTCACTATCATTAACAGTAGTCCCATTACCACTGATCGATGGTTCGATTATGAAACGACCTGAGGAGAAACAATTGCTCAGTATGGAGGAAATTAAAATTGTTGGCATGGAGGAGCCCTACTATACGGATAAAGGCAGCGATAATAATTGCTTTATGAATAATTTGCTTGAACGCAAGACATCATCAGATGCGGACAGCGGAAAAGGGTCTTCAGTCGATCTTGCTATCATATACAGGGCAGGCAATTTATATTGGGCAGCACAGACAAGAAAGTCGATCCATTGGCCATGCATTGTCCATGTCGATCCGGAAACCGATCAAATTACACGATTGTATGGCGATAAATTTTTGGAAGTTCATGTGAGTTACTTTGGGGATAGAGGACGTCGTGCCTGGATTAAGGAACATAGCATTTTACCATTTGAAGGCGTAGACGAATATTGTACCAATGCTAAGAATATGGAGTATGGCAAGCTCCTAAAATCAGCTTTAAAGTCGGAAAGATGGAAAAACGCTTGCAGTATAGCAGAAAGATATATGACACTAGCATTGAGTGAACGTATCGCAAGTTTTGATCATGAAGTAAAACTAGAATTAGCACGACACAAAGTAATGCGACATCGTATGGCGATTGAAGGTAGAATCAAAAATGGAGCATCGCAGAAAATGCCAGCATTGCTACCGTCCGACAATTCAGAGGTATTAGAACATTGGAACAAAAGGGATCGTTCTTCATCTCCGGAAAGTCCTGAATACGAATTGCTACCAGGCGtgtttccaacaaaaaaacaatcccattaaaaaaattaaattttctccCAGCATGCAAAATTGCATCTTGAATGACAATAGAAGCCCTTTAGATCGCCCGCTGCATTCGATGGATAGTGAGGACAATCCTCCTGGAAGTGCAACCAAAGCAAATGGGCCAAAAGCAACAACCCTTGGTGTGAGCGATGTAGAAAACTTGAATAGCACCGAATATGATGATATTCTGACATTCATTCGTTATTATATGTTTGATGGGCACACATCTTATGAAGTAGAAAAGGGTCTTCAATTGTATGTGCGAGGTATATGTAACCtaaaaaaaacgctccaacCGTGGTACAGAGCGTACTGTCGGGCGACAGCGTATGCATGCACTACGTAAATCTTATGAAATACTGGGCATTGAACCTTCGGCAGAAGTCAGCACTAGCCTAAAGACAAGGAATGCCCATCCTGTCATTAAAAAAGAACCCAAAACATTGGAAGAGAAGTTCATATTTGAACTGGATAAAAATTATCTTATGAAAGGTGTTCCTAAAGGCTTTGTGTGTTACATTTGCAATCGTCCTAATAATGTTACAAAGTGTAGTAAATGCACCCTACATTTGCATCTTGTATGTTTGGCCAATGATCCTGAAGAAGTAGTAAAAATGCAGGAGCTAGTTGATCAAAAAAAACTCTgttgtgaaaaatgttctaCGACATCTATTGTCGAGAAAACTTGTTTCATTTGCAACGATGAAATCCCTGAAAAGAGTAACGAACAAATATACCGTTGCGTGGTTGGTAAATGCACACAGGCGTATCACATATCTTGCTTGCAACTGTTTCCTCAAGTTCGTCAAGTTAGTGCAAGTACTATCATTTGTCCATACCATACATGCCATACATGTGTAGCAAGTGAACCGCGGAGCACAGCTTCTATGGTAAAAACAACACTAGCACACTGCCTTAAGTGTCCGACATCATATCATCCGTCCGGTAATTGCATTCCAGCCGGATCGGTTCTACTAACAACAACGCAACTGATCTGTCCTAAGCACACTCTTGAGCAAATCCCTCTTAATGTGAATTGGTGTTTTATATGTGGCAAAGGAGGCAATTTAATTTGCTGCGAAACGTGTCCATTAGCCTGCCATCCGGTCTGTCTACAGTTCACGCCGCCAGACGAAAAATATTTCTGTGAAGGGTGCGAATCTGGTAGACTACCACTTTACAACGAGATCGTTATCGCTAAGATGGGATCCTTCCGTTGGTGGCCAGCCTTAACGTTGCCGCCATCCGAAATACCGCAAAATATGTTGCAACTACGACATAAACCTTCAGATATATGTGTAAAATTTTTCAACACACACGATATGTCTTGGCTAAACCGTAAACGAATGTATCTGTATCAACGCGAGGACTCCGAAAGCCTTGACGGATCACAAAGCGGATCATCTATGGATAAACGGTATCGCTCTGCGATGACAGAAGCAAGTAAAATCTTCAAGATACTGCAGACCAGAAAAATGTTAGGACCATCCGCAAGTTTAAGTTATTCGAAAGCTGTCCcagtatataaaaaaattaaaaccaacaGGTACATACCACCTTTAAAACCACCATCGGTTAATCGACAGTTGGATGGCGTGGAAGACTCTGTGTGTCGTTGTCAGCCGAGTGATGATGATCCTTGTGGTCCCACTTCTGCATGCTTAAATCGTGCAATCATGATGGAGTGTAGCTCTAAGACTTGTCCTGCAAAAGAAAGCTGTTCAAATCAACGGTTTACCAAGCGCATATATCCCGCACTGGaggttcgcttttttttcggATAAAGGCTTCGGTTTGGTCGCTCTCGAAGATTTAAAAAAGTGGTCAATTTGTGATCGAATATGTTGGCGAAGTGATTAATAGTGAGGAGTTCGATCGAAGAGTAATGATGATGCAGGccgcaaaagaaacaaattacTATTTCCTTACGGTTGAACCCGACTTAACTATTGATGCGGGACCGAAAGGAAACGTTTCGAGATTCATCAATCATTCATGCGAACCGAATTGTGAAACCCAAAAATGGACAATTGGAGAAACTCGTGTAATTGGACTATTTGCCATTAAGGACATTAATGCAGTAAGTGTATAACGTACATTTTAAACATACAACGAATAACTAcggattttttgtgtttttttttttgtttcagggCGAAGAATTGACATTTAACTACAATTTGGAAAGCTTGGGTAATAACAAACGGGTATGTCTATGCGGTGCCGGTAAATGTTCTGGTTTTATCGGTGAAAAATATCGCCCgccaaataaaaaagatattGTAATCAGCATGAAATCTGAACGATCCCTAAAAAACGGTAAGAAAAAGGTTAAAATTCgtagaacaaaaacaactttgacccaaaaacaacaacaaatttaaGTGAAACTAAGGACACCAACAACCAATTGAACGATAACGACGTGGTAATGATATCTGCACAAGAAGCCGTAATAGTAGATTTAGTTGACGAAAATGCATCAGCATATCCACTCGCATCAGTCCATATCAAGCAGGAAAAGAATGATTACAATATTTGATTAACCTTcgtatgtatttttatttggtttgtttttgtttgttaatccATAATATACACATGTGTTAAGACCACGTTTACATACATGCTTTTTCAATTGAACTTCATAATATGGAGAAATTAAGTTATCTTAGTTAGTTAAGTAAGTTCTGTTTGTATAAATTAGGtcgttttttgtatttttcgaATTCATTGTGCTTATTATATGCGTGTACAAAgaatgtaattattttttttaaatagaaatgTAGTTAAAGAATCTGACCAAATGTGTTCCATAATATAGATATGCCCCGCACATCACGGAATTTACTATGAAGTGGGTTGAAAATATCACAACAACTCTGTTAACCTCTATTAATTAAAGTGATCAGGTGTTGGAAAGCCTTTGGGAGATCACACCATATATGAGTAcaccgaaaatacacggacaTATACAAAGTGTCCGCGAAActccggtccgtgtatttttgACCTAATGTGATCGAACGTACCCGGGGCCGTTGAGCACTGTTTTGCAGGAAGTCAGttttactgacatgagccgaAGTGGAACGAACTGTTCAAAGCGGACTGACTGCTAGCGCCTAAACGCgtggtccaaaacagccgaagtcatacaaaatcatgaaaaagtctgcgccCTTTTGTTCCGGCGTCCACGCGAAGTTTACCTAGccgagccgaaccgaatacagtaggtgaccgctaactgGATGTGTTTTAACTGGAGTGCTTTTTAACTGGAGGTTCGCTAACTGGAGTTACTATCAGTTCAATTtgctgcactagcctgccgaaaactggtacagttaccctaacAAGTTAGGTTTTTCTCCACGTACTACCGTGTTGAATGGAATTGCCAGATTAATAACCATTTAACAACAATATTTTGGCGTGATATtcaaattacacaaaaatcaGAGTTTCGCGAATGTCTCCGCaacgcattattcgcgtaactcggggaaagactgtacgAACTTCTCATTGAATATCTTCGATTGTCATCGATTCTGGCTTCTAGCtttatacggacgtcacaccatgcgtaaacttcctgtcaaaagattttATGGTTGTattacggacgtcacacgaagcgcAAACTTTGGCGTAAATTGGATTTCAGCCTACAACcctatacaggcggtccccgagatatacggtacctcttatacgcggattcggagatacgcggttttccaaatttgacagttctttgagctaactgcactgatttgacacatcaattgtgaaatacaggtgtccccgagatacgactgtatttgggaccgaaaaaatggcccaaagcaaggcgtaagtcgaaatagtcgtatgtcgaatatctgtcaATGTTAAGTTTAaaaccgaagttgaagaggcgaaatctatgatatcgtgatttttatttgaaataatgtttgataatgtattaattttacacCGAAAGTCGTTTACGCGATATAAATATCAAAGATCGGCTAGTTGtagaatctttggaaatgtgtttgtaacgATTTTCAGCACAGAAAtccaaaaaaatacatcaatttcttctcACTGACAACTTttcactgtcaaaatcaaaatcgtcgtatctgcgaatcgtcgtaactcgagggggtcgtaactcgggggacgcctgtaccaaataatttccgtattgatcgaatgtgaaataccatttcaaaaggttttaaactgttcaattcagtagaaacatatcaaataattattttggtGGTTAAAATCAtaccctacttgcaaaattgcacgaaattagtgatatttttgctggaaatcacgagattcgacttacgcggaaattcgagatacgcgatattttgctgccgttttcggtccccattaaccgtgtatctcggggaccgcctgtaatctgttgacaggaagtttacgctctaCCATACAAttcaagcgtaaactttttgagtttacgcctcgtgtgTCGTCCGTataaactttttgagtttacgcctcgtgtgacgtccgtattacGGCGCGTTGCTTTTTTCGGTATGTATGTATGCACGGTaatagaagaagaggaagaagtaTGTTTAAGAGCATATAAAAGACTCTTCGGGGAACGGGATTCCATGATACATATTGGCGTGCAGTGTGTGCTTTTGGAAAAAACTGGTTACCTTGCGACTCGTGTTGTGTGCTgcgaataaaaaatcaaacctatATTTTTAGCCCAATAGTGACCATTTTTTTACATCATATTTCGGCAACTGGAAATGAATCGCCGCACTAATGACAGTAAATTAATTCTTTTTGGAGAGCCTGAACCGGCAAACATTACAGAAGGATGTGGTTCATTGGGAATGTACTTGATGAAACGTTTACTGCGCCACGGTGATGGTGTAGCAGTGGTAAGTTATTGACATTTAATATAGAAATAtacaattttgcatatttgaCTCGCTGCTGACCTTTTCAGATCGACGGTGTGTACTCCAACGAGCTGCGGTACCTGGAGTTGTTAGAAAACGCTGTGCGTCTTGCGGAAGGCCTACGGAGTCTAACCGATGTGACCCCGAATGGCGTAGTTGGAATTATAAGTGAAAATCGATTGGAATTTCCTGTTGTCTTATATGCATCGTTTTTTGTaaatgctgctgttgctccaaTTAATTTGACGTACACCGCACGTAAGTGGATTAAAGGGATGTGTAGATAAGGCTGATAGTACATATAAAAAGATAACGATAACCCTGTATAAGCAATTGAATTGAGTCATTAACAATACTAGCTCGTTTTATATCTGATATTATTCTACTTTCTGTTGTGCATTCATTAATGGATTGCTTATGCTTATGTCGTTTCAGGGGAATTCGACCATGCGCTAAATTTATCCAAACCAAGCATACTCTTCGTTTCACCATATTCTGCGGAGCGGGTTATTGCAGTTGCTCGTAAAAACCGCCATTtcatcaaacatatttttctctTTGGCAATGAAAACTCCTTTGGAGCGGATGTGGTCCttttaatgattttcttttACAAACAAGTGCCATCAATCCGTATAGCTTCCAGGTAGCTCCCACAAACGTAGAAGAACATGTTGCACTGATCATGTGCTCCTCTGGGACGACTGGTTTGCCTAAAGGGGTGCAGTTAACACAGCGAAATGTAATTGCAAGCGTATCGTTGTTATCTGTTCTCGAGGCATCATTTGAAGTGCCCGTTGTTGTGTTAGGTGTTATACCGTGGTTTCATGCTTTCGGATGCCTCACGTTGATCAATGTCATTTGTAATAAGCTGAAGCTAGTTTCCTTGCCCAAGTTTGAGGAAGGCCTGTTCTTAAGTTGCATTGAAAACTATCGTTGTTCCTTTGTGTTCGTGGTACCTCCCTTGATGGTGTTTTTAGCCAAGCATCCTCTGGTGGATAACTACGATTTAAGTTGCATTAATACGCTGCTCTGCGGGGCCGCACCACTAAGCAAAGAAACAGAAATGTTAGTCAAGAAGCGCATTGGGGTAAAGCATGTTCTGCAAGGCTACGGTATGAGTGAAACAACTCTTGCAATGTTAATACAGTCCAACGATTCGAACAAATCGGGCAGCGTAGGAAAATTACAAGCCGGCACAATGGCAAAGGTAGTTGATGTAGAAACTGGAAGGCTATTAGGTCCGAATGAAGCAGGTGAATTATACTTTAAAGGCACTCAGATTATGAAAGGATACATAGGAAATGAGCAGGAAACCATTCAAACAATCGATAAGGACGGCTGGCTTCGAACCGGTGATATTGGCTACTATGACAATGACGAagaattttttattattgataGATTGAAGGAGCTTATCAAATACAAAGGCTATCAGGTTCCACCAGCCGAAATCGAAGCTGTTTTGCTAACGAACTCAAAAATAAAAGACGCTGGCGTTGTGGGATTTCCTGATGAAGCAGCCGGGGAGTTGCCTTTGGCTTTTGTAGTGAAACAACCAGGAGTAACCCTGACAGAGGAGGAAGTAAAACAATACGTTGCCGCTCGCACATCACCAGCTAAACGCTTGCATGGTGGAGTACGTTTCGTATCAGAGATACCAAAGAACGTCAGTGGAAAAATTTTGCGACGTGAACTCCGGGCCATGTTAAACCGACAGCTTTCTAAGCTTTAAAATGTTCCATTGAGTCTTTAATTTACCGTACGATAGATGTCTGCGTATTCTGAGGTTCGATCCTAAGACCAGCTGTTTTTTATTGTGTACGTGTGATTTATGGTAATGGACATATAATATGACTAGATTTAGTTTTATTCTTTTATTACATGGAATGTCACTAACGAATAAAACTTATCATGTACGCATATTCTAGTACATACTCATAGCCTGTTTTACGTTATCGGGTATTTTGGCGAGAATATCATCATGTGATACACCAGCAACGGTACCCAAAACTCCACTGCTGTTTGGGAAGCTTACATCCTTTCCATATTGGTAGTGACGTCCCAGCATATCTGTAAGTGTCCCACCGTTGGCCTCTAGAACGGCTTCCGGGGCGCAGGTGTCCCACTTTTTACACCCTGCACTCGCAAAAACGTATGCATGTGCTTTACCTTCAAGCAGCTGTAGCACCTTATAACCTGCACCACCCACGCGTAATACTTCATCTGGTGCTATGGCATCCAAAGCGGACTGCACAATGCTGTTGGAATGGGAACGCGTAGTGGTGACTAAAAATCGATCCGAAGGAGGTTCCACGGGCAGAATCCCACCCGTACCGCATCCATGCAACCCCCAGATAGTACGTCCGATATCTCCAGTATCGTGTTCATAGTAAGGTTGATGTATGATGCCGCCAACAGCTCGTTCGTTGACTGCGATACCGATCAGCACAGTAACGCGTTCAAGAAATCCTTGCGTATATTCGCTTGTTCCGTCCAGTGGATCCACCCAAATCACCACATCCGACTCCTTTAAGTTGACGAACGCATCAGGACATTTATGCTTTTCCAAAAAATCGATATTGCTTTCTGTTATCAGCCAATCTTCCGGTACCTAAAACATTCGAATAATACGTAAGCATGAAATTTGGGTGTTCGCTGACCTAAATCATACTATCCGAATTACATTCAGATCACTTGGGCCTTCTTCGCCAATAATGGTAGCATTAGGGAAGAGCTTGGACAGCGATGCTACGATACAGCGTTGCGCTGAACGGTCCGCTTCGGTTTGAAGAtcatcttttcctttttcgacGATTCCCAAATCACCGCGACGCATCACATCACGAATAATATTACCAGCTCGATGTGCAATCTTGATCGAACTTCCGACCAAGCGCATTACCAACGGGGCAGAACTCGCCATTGCAATATTATCCCTGTTTCGCTTATCAATATTTCGCAGAATTAAGTATTTTAACGGCGTCAATCGCTGTAAATGTTTCACATAATATATTGCACCAAATTTGCTCACTGCGGAAATCTTCCTACTTCGAAGTAATCGGTTTGGGatattgttgttttcattACCAAGATATATATGAGTTAGCTATGACAGCTGTCAGGTGGACTGATCTAGATGCATCACTGTTTACACGTTTACTATACAgttattccccgatatacgctattaatgcgaGCCGGAAGCAATAACGTATCTCCCACATTACCGT contains:
- the LOC120895306 gene encoding histone-lysine N-methyltransferase NSD2-like — encoded protein: MSGGEMNESGKENAFSDQIRNHPTDENSNTVVRVPGRYLLKQLSSSLSPKMTEINIDTDRRVSRYGRHQKQKDNSDYVPVDLMKYVGSTPSKFKTKSETDDPNSVNKTLETKPHSSDELRTGSNDISLSLTVVPLPLIDGSIMKRPEEKQLLSMEEIKIVGMEEPYYTDKGSDNNCFMNNLLERKTSSDADSGKGSSVDLAIIYRAGNLYWAAQTRKSIHWPCIVHVDPETDQITRLYGDKFLEVHVSYFGDRGRRAWIKEHSILPFEGVDEYCTNAKNMEYGKLLKSALKSERWKNACSIAERYMTLALSERIASFDHEVKLELARHKVMRHRMAIEGRIKNGASQKMPALLPSDNSEVLEHWNKRDRSSSPESPEYELLPGVFPTKKQSH
- the LOC120895305 gene encoding probable histone-lysine N-methyltransferase Mes-4, giving the protein MHALRKSYEILGIEPSAEVSTSLKTRNAHPVIKKEPKTLEEKFIFELDKNYLMKGVPKGFVCYICNRPNNVTKCSKCTLHLHLVCLANDPEEVVKMQELVDQKKLCCEKCSTTSIVEKTCFICNDEIPEKSNEQIYRCVVGKCTQAYHISCLQLFPQVRQVSASTIICPYHTCHTCVASEPRSTASMVKTTLAHCLKCPTSYHPSGNCIPAGSVLLTTTQLICPKHTLEQIPLNVNWCFICGKGGNLICCETCPLACHPVCLQFTPPDEKYFCEGCESGRLPLYNEIVIAKMGSFRWWPALTLPPSEIPQNMLQLRHKPSDICVKFFNTHDMSWLNRKRMYLYQREDSESLDGSQSGSSMDKRYRSAMTEASKIFKILQTRKMLGPSASLSYSKAVPVYKKIKTNRYIPPLKPPSVNRQLDGVEDSVCRCQPSDDDPCGPTSACLNRAIMMECSSKTCPAKESCSNQRFTKRIYPALEVRFFFG
- the LOC120895307 gene encoding histone-lysine N-methyltransferase NSD2, whose protein sequence is MMMQAAKETNYYFLTVEPDLTIDAGPKGNVSRFINHSCEPNCETQKWTIGETRVIGLFAIKDINAGEELTFNYNLESLGNNKRVCLCGAGKCSGFIGEKYRPPNKKDIVISMKSERSLKNGKKKVKIRRTKTTLTQKQQQI
- the LOC120905464 gene encoding 3'(2'),5'-bisphosphate nucleotidase 1, producing MASSAPLVMRLVGSSIKIAHRAGNIIRDVMRRGDLGIVEKGKDDLQTEADRSAQRCIVASLSKLFPNATIIGEEGPSDLNVPEDWLITESNIDFLEKHKCPDAFVNLKESDVVIWVDPLDGTSEYTQGFLERVTVLIGIAVNERAVGGIIHQPYYEHDTGDIGRTIWGLHGCGTGGILPVEPPSDRFLVTTTRSHSNSIVQSALDAIAPDEVLRVGGAGYKVLQLLEGKAHAYVFASAGCKKWDTCAPEAVLEANGGTLTDMLGRHYQYGKDVSFPNSSGVLGTVAGVSHDDILAKIPDNVKQAMSMY